One window of Bacillus sp. THAF10 genomic DNA carries:
- a CDS encoding CPBP family intramembrane glutamic endopeptidase: MDSNVVQEQNQPTVLIKIGKFFLFITIFVVGFLLSAIKLPEHFILISDTLPEGNLNFKVQNRLSVIIFFVLLLLLFGKKYIGMFSIAPLKKKGTYLWIIGLLVVALFLQFQPFSFRLLPFTFGEYLQLFFILVIIAPIEEELFYRGLLILIPSTKIKYIMLIISSVLFGLIHAAFWGSFIIGLVLGILAIRYRNILVTIVAHSLWNTFAMFF; encoded by the coding sequence ATGGATTCAAATGTTGTACAAGAGCAAAATCAACCGACTGTATTAATCAAGATAGGGAAATTCTTTTTATTTATTACCATTTTTGTTGTTGGATTTTTACTTAGCGCTATTAAACTACCAGAACACTTTATCCTCATCTCAGACACGCTTCCAGAAGGAAACCTAAATTTTAAGGTGCAAAACAGGCTGTCAGTGATTATATTTTTCGTCTTGTTGTTACTGTTATTTGGAAAAAAATATATCGGAATGTTCAGCATCGCTCCTTTAAAAAAGAAAGGTACATATCTTTGGATCATCGGGTTGCTCGTGGTCGCCTTATTCCTTCAGTTTCAACCCTTCTCTTTTAGACTTTTACCATTTACATTTGGGGAATATCTACAACTCTTTTTTATATTGGTCATCATTGCCCCTATAGAAGAAGAGCTTTTCTATAGAGGGCTATTAATACTCATCCCTTCAACCAAAATAAAATACATCATGCTTATCATCTCATCGGTCCTATTCGGTCTAATACACGCCGCTTTTTGGGGATCATTTATAATAGGCCTAGTTCTAGGCATTCTGGCCATTCGCTACCGAAACATCTTAGTCACGATCGTAGCACACTCCCTTTGGAATACATTTGCTATGTTTTTCTAG
- a CDS encoding serine protease has protein sequence MLKVQILEEEINQLKTHLALLEKRLKEIQQNCDHHFKGHQYYERCIKCNKVNVLYY, from the coding sequence ATGTTGAAGGTCCAAATACTTGAAGAAGAGATCAATCAATTAAAAACTCACCTTGCTTTATTGGAAAAACGCTTAAAAGAGATTCAACAAAATTGTGATCATCATTTTAAAGGACATCAATATTATGAAAGATGCATCAAGTGTAACAAAGTAAATGTTTTATACTATTAA
- the thiC gene encoding phosphomethylpyrimidine synthase ThiC — protein MSTTSLNEKNISIMSSFSGSKKVYVEGSRPDIKVPMREIELSPTTGVFGEEENPPIRVYDTSGPYTDTNYSVDITKGLPPLRSTWIHERGDVEEYEGREVKAEDNGYKDENDPRANHNVFPGLKRKPLRAKKGGNVTQLHYARKGIITPEMEFIALRENMKPEFVREEVARGRAIIPSNINHPESEPMIIGRNFHVKINANIGNSAVSSSIEEEVEKMTWATRWGADNIMDLSTGKNIHTTREWIIRNSAVPVGTVPIYQALEKVNGVAEDLTWEVYRDTLIEQAEQGVDYFTIHAGVLLRYVPLTAKRLTGIVSRGGSIMAQWCLYHHKESFLYTHFEEICEIMKTYDVAFSLGDGLRPGSIADANDEAQFAELETLGELTKIAWEHDVQVMVEGPGHVPMHLIKENMDRQLEVCKEAPFYTLGPLTTDIAPGYDHITSAIGAAMIGWYGTAMLCYVTPKEHLGLPNRDDVREGVITYKIAAHAADLAKGHPGAYKRDDALSKARFEFRWRDQFNLSLDPERALEYHDETLPAEGAKTAHFCSMCGPKFCSMRISQDIRNYAKENKLDTNEAIEKGMKEKAEEFKKSGGELYQ, from the coding sequence ATGTCAACCACTTCATTAAACGAAAAAAACATTTCCATCATGTCTAGTTTTTCAGGTAGTAAAAAAGTTTATGTTGAAGGCTCAAGACCCGATATCAAGGTACCGATGCGGGAAATTGAACTAAGTCCTACAACGGGCGTCTTTGGTGAAGAAGAAAATCCACCAATTCGTGTTTATGATACAAGCGGACCTTATACAGATACCAATTATTCCGTTGATATTACAAAAGGTCTTCCTCCTCTTCGAAGCACATGGATTCATGAACGAGGAGATGTGGAGGAATATGAAGGAAGAGAAGTCAAGGCGGAAGACAATGGATATAAGGATGAAAATGACCCTCGTGCTAATCATAATGTGTTCCCAGGTTTAAAGCGTAAACCACTACGTGCAAAAAAAGGTGGAAATGTCACACAGCTTCATTATGCAAGGAAGGGCATCATCACTCCTGAGATGGAATTTATCGCATTAAGGGAAAATATGAAACCTGAATTTGTGCGTGAAGAAGTTGCAAGAGGTCGAGCAATTATCCCATCTAATATCAATCATCCAGAATCAGAGCCTATGATCATAGGACGTAATTTCCATGTGAAAATCAACGCAAATATTGGGAATTCTGCTGTTTCATCCTCTATCGAAGAAGAGGTCGAAAAAATGACATGGGCCACACGTTGGGGTGCTGATAATATTATGGACCTATCCACAGGGAAAAACATTCATACAACAAGGGAATGGATTATACGCAATTCAGCTGTTCCTGTAGGAACCGTTCCTATCTACCAAGCACTTGAAAAAGTAAATGGGGTTGCCGAAGACCTTACATGGGAGGTTTACCGTGATACGTTGATTGAGCAAGCCGAGCAAGGCGTGGATTATTTCACCATTCATGCTGGTGTTCTTTTGCGATATGTTCCGCTAACGGCCAAACGGTTAACAGGTATTGTATCGCGGGGTGGATCTATTATGGCACAATGGTGTCTTTACCACCACAAAGAAAGCTTTTTATATACTCATTTTGAAGAAATCTGTGAGATTATGAAAACTTATGATGTTGCATTCTCTTTAGGAGATGGTCTACGTCCTGGTTCCATTGCTGATGCTAATGATGAAGCACAATTTGCGGAATTAGAAACGCTTGGAGAACTAACAAAAATTGCTTGGGAGCATGATGTGCAGGTAATGGTAGAAGGTCCAGGTCACGTACCTATGCACCTTATTAAAGAAAACATGGACAGACAACTTGAGGTTTGTAAGGAAGCGCCATTCTATACTCTTGGGCCACTTACCACTGACATAGCTCCTGGCTATGATCATATTACATCTGCGATTGGTGCAGCCATGATCGGTTGGTATGGTACGGCTATGCTATGTTATGTTACACCAAAAGAACATTTAGGTTTACCAAACCGAGATGATGTGCGCGAAGGTGTTATAACTTATAAAATTGCTGCCCATGCTGCTGATTTAGCGAAAGGGCATCCAGGCGCATATAAAAGAGATGATGCCTTATCAAAAGCTCGTTTCGAATTCCGTTGGAGAGATCAGTTTAATTTATCATTGGATCCTGAACGCGCGTTAGAATATCATGATGAAACGTTACCTGCAGAAGGTGCAAAAACCGCACATTTCTGTTCCATGTGTGGACCGAAATTTTGTAGCATGAGAATCTCTCAAGATATTCGTAATTACGCAAAAGAAAACAAGCTTGATACAAATGAAGCAATAGAAAAAGGAATGAAGGAAAAAGCGGAGGAGTTTAAGAAATCTGGTGGTGAATTATATCAATAA
- a CDS encoding NUDIX hydrolase, with amino-acid sequence MENWQGSAGVCVNTKGQVLMVLQGLPEEKKAWTIPSGGKEDNETFEECCIREIREETGYDTRIIQPLFSKKSVIYGINVEVQYFEVEITGGEAKIQDPDNLIHKIAWKSANEISKLELSFPEDREFLIQTIR; translated from the coding sequence ATGGAAAATTGGCAAGGTTCAGCTGGCGTTTGCGTTAATACAAAAGGACAAGTCCTTATGGTGTTACAAGGATTACCAGAAGAGAAAAAAGCCTGGACAATTCCGTCTGGAGGAAAAGAGGACAACGAAACATTTGAAGAATGCTGTATAAGAGAAATAAGAGAAGAAACAGGCTACGACACAAGAATTATCCAACCTCTGTTCTCCAAAAAAAGTGTAATTTATGGCATTAACGTGGAGGTACAATATTTCGAAGTGGAAATCACAGGCGGAGAAGCGAAAATCCAAGACCCTGACAACCTCATTCACAAAATAGCTTGGAAATCAGCCAACGAAATTAGCAAACTAGAACTCTCCTTTCCGGAAGATAGAGAGTTTTTGATACAAACAATTCGCTAG
- a CDS encoding HNH endonuclease family protein: MLKKSFLVVVAFVLSLSVFQFDLQTASALPPGTPSKSEAQSQLNSLTVKSEGSMSGYSRDHFPHWSSQGSGCDTRQIVLQRDADYYSGNCPVTSGKWYSYYDGVIVYSPSEIDIDHVVPLAEAWRSGASSWTTDKRRSFANDLNGPQLIAVTASVNRSKGDQDPSTWQPPRTGARCAYAKWWINTKYRWGLHLQSSEKTSLQTMLNGCSY; this comes from the coding sequence ATGCTGAAGAAATCATTTTTAGTAGTTGTAGCATTTGTCCTGTCGCTTTCTGTTTTTCAATTTGATCTACAAACGGCCTCGGCCCTTCCTCCGGGAACACCGTCCAAATCAGAAGCTCAGTCTCAATTAAACTCACTTACTGTGAAATCGGAAGGCTCTATGTCAGGCTATTCGCGGGATCATTTTCCACATTGGAGCAGCCAAGGAAGTGGCTGCGACACCCGCCAAATTGTGCTTCAACGGGATGCCGACTATTACAGCGGGAACTGTCCTGTAACTTCTGGAAAGTGGTACAGTTACTATGATGGCGTCATTGTGTACTCACCATCTGAGATTGATATTGACCACGTTGTTCCTTTGGCTGAGGCTTGGCGTTCTGGGGCAAGTAGCTGGACCACTGATAAGCGCCGCAGCTTCGCCAATGATTTGAACGGACCACAGTTGATTGCGGTTACTGCTAGTGTGAATCGTTCCAAAGGAGATCAAGATCCTTCTACTTGGCAACCTCCACGAACCGGTGCTCGCTGCGCATATGCGAAATGGTGGATTAACACGAAGTACCGCTGGGGATTACACCTTCAGTCATCGGAAAAAACCTCTTTACAAACAATGCTTAACGGCTGTTCTTACTAG